In Helianthus annuus cultivar XRQ/B chromosome 3, HanXRQr2.0-SUNRISE, whole genome shotgun sequence, a single window of DNA contains:
- the LOC110931168 gene encoding uncharacterized protein LOC110931168: MGEEEEEVEPSGTQRPRQRYMRPHREINAEVAGFVTRRRVPSYKNFDQGQQEIYDNVSACIGEGREYSQRREAWEGSHGSTMQEYWAAQEAQRERMNKFMEEQERFQAMQRSHMEQLAKMQEDEAARRRAWEEAEAARRQEEEQLNRRRWSALSKTEAPERVMDQPGELGAENGGFTKESPSPTGSRPSATPSRQARRHMLPVSRCLGRRSRRQNQGPSPTG, translated from the exons ATGGgggaagaagaggaggaagttGAACCCTCCGGTACACAAAGACCACGGCAACGATatatgcggccacatagggaAATTAACGCAGAGGTGGCAGGTTTTGTGACCAGAAGACGGGTGCCCTCCTATAAAAATTTTGATCAGGGGCAGCAGGAGATATATGACAATGTCTCCGCGTGCATAGGTGAAGGACGGGAATACAGTCAAAGAAGAGAAGCTTGGGAAGGGTCGCATGGATCCACAATGCAAGAATATTGGGCGGCTCAAGAAGCCCAACGTGAAAGAATGAACAAGTTTATGGAAGAACAAGAACGGTTCCAAGCCATGCAAAGATCACACATGGAACAGTTGGCAAAGATGCAGGAGGATGAGGCAGcccgaagacgggcatgggaagaagcagAGGCAGCGCGTCGACAGGAAGAAGAACAATTGAACCGACGCCGGTGGAGTGCCCT GTCGAAAACCGAAGCACCAGAACGCGTCATGGATCAACCGGGAGAGTTAGGAGCGGAAAACGGAGGATTCACAAAagagagcccgtcgccgacggggtccAGACCGTCGGCAACGCCTTCTAGACAAGCCCGTAGGCATATGTTGCCCGTATCCAGGTGTTTAGGCCGTCGGAGCAGGAGACAAAACCagggcccgtcgccgacgggttga